A region of the Phaseolus vulgaris cultivar G19833 chromosome 11, P. vulgaris v2.0, whole genome shotgun sequence genome:
GGTCtattaatttaatgcaaatgTGTTTTGAACCCAAAATTGATGTTAATTAATACTACCAAACTTGGCCGTCAACTGGTATATGCTGAATATCTAACAATAAATGTTCATCAAGTTTAATTAAATGGCAAGAGTCAGTTCTTTTGAAATAATGGTTTTCATCTAATTGTAACTGGATGGTTATTGATTAATGATTGCGGTGTTGTGGCTAAAAGATGTGTCTTTAAACATATAACCActttttaatagaaaatttcACCTATCAATTTTGCCCAAAAAACCATATGTTGGAACCACATCAGCTGTACATTATTAATTCTTTATTCTGTAATTCCTCAGGACAGCTTTGGGGGAAGCATATAATGGAGAAATATCCTTTGCTGATTCATTAGAAGTATTTGGTGGTGGCCAAGATGACCCTGTTAGTGTATCAATTGGAGGTTGTTGAgatttaatttcatttattgttttattttattttaactttattcTATTAAGTGAAAGTGCTTCTGAAGCACAAACTTTGACATGGGCACTGGGAAAACAACACTGTATGATTTTTTAAGGAGACACTTATTGAGAAATGTTGGACATGTGCTTGAGCTCCATATATTCTGGTTTGGGGCCTGATGATAATATAATAAGTGGGATGCCTTGTATTGTGAAGACGGCCTTGACCATTACCAAGTGTAAggtgtatttttctttccaattgatttttttgtagGGCCCGTCATAACTAAGTTTATTACCACACTGCGCGAGCTAGCTTCTTTTAAAGAGCTTCTTCGTTCACAGGTGAGTCCTTTAACCAGAATGCTGCACCACACTATTTTTCAAGGAGTGTTATTAGTGATGAAGCTACTTGTTACTTTAGGTGTTTTATCTTGAAGGCAATGGTTTTCTGTTCTGCTTATCCTCCTCAAATTTTGctaaaataaacattaaaaagaTATCTCTTTTGTTTTATCTCAACTTAAACtgaatcataataaaattgacAGGATATAAGCTTGTTTAGTGTATTGAGTGCCCATTTGCTGACATTGTTCAAAGATCTATTAATGATTGTATAAATTGTACATTTATCATGCCTATAGCAGTAAAATGATAATTATGTGACCTTTTCTCTGTTTCTCCTTTTACATTGTTTTGTCTGTGAATTGTGTCATGTCAAAAACAGGGCTAATTGAAGAAAGAATAAGGATAAGAAATTAAGAAGTCCATTTCTCTAGAACTCTAGAAAAGTCAAATGGAACATCAAGAACAGTTtccatattttgaaaaactgaagcAGTTTGTAAATGATGACTAAACCTATGAAAGTACGCAGTTATGCTTTTTGCCCTGTGAAGAATAGTTTGAAGGTTTTACCTTTGTctgtaataaaaataaactttagtTGAAAATTATTTCCTTTTTAGGTTTTCTTTTCATGAATGTTTGCTGGTTTCATCAGATCTGCTAGGTTGCATAGTAAATGaataaagagaaacaaaaattaaagtgCAACACTTGTGTACTTATGGTGGGCAATCTCCAAGGCCATCTAACTTAATGTTTTCTGGCATTGATTTTTTGTTTGAGTAATCACGTGACTCATTTCTTGTATAGGTAGAGCATGTGTTGGTTGACCGGCTGACGGAGTTTATAAGCATCGATTTGCAAGATACGAAGGTATTTATTTTTCTAGGGTTAGTGTTTCTTTTGTAAAATTTCTGTTTTACACACACAAACATTACATTTACAGATTTACTTCATGCCTGTTTGTATCAGGATTCTCGTCGTCGTTTTGACAAAGCTGTGCATTCTTATGATCAGGTATTATTTTAACAATCTTATGATCAGCTATGCATTCCTTGTGATGTTTATAAATTCTTATTACTGTTCAATGCTTTTGTCGAATGGTGTCTAAATGATAATTCTTTTCCTTTTGTGATGCCTGAATATCTTTTTTGTGGTGTCTGCTTTGGGTATTCATCCTATATATTGCtccttgttgttgttgtttaaGTCATTTAGTTATTTATCAGCTTTTAGGATTCCTCATAGGAGAGTTGTTCGGATGATTTTAGTCCTTTGATTGTTAAGCTTGTTTGTATTGATTCATTAGAATTTCTTGCTTTTACGGTAATTGACCATGATTTATGTGGACTTATTATTTCCTAAGCTCTTTGTTTAATTTGTCTATTGTCTGAACAGTTGTTTATGGTAAATTGTACTTGGATGAGAGCCCTAGTTAATTCAGACTGctatttttacaatctaagtgCTCACATAAGCATTTAAGTAAGGTTTGCTTAATTTGACATTGGTTTCACTGCTAATTTAAAGTCTGGCTTGTAAAGACATTCTCATTTTGTATGTGTGCCACTTTTTCAAAGCGGCAATTTGCTTACACCATTGATTTCAGTATCATAGTTTTTCATTTATCTTATGTTTTATGCATATCTGGGTTATATTTAAACCAAAATACACAAATGTTAATTATGTTCTAACATATTTGttatctctttaattcagtcACGAGAGAAGTTTGTCTCTCTGAAGAAGAATACACCAGAAGACGTTGTAGCTGAATTAGAAGAGGTTCGTCATATCAATTTGTATATGATTAGTAGCTTCTCAAAAGTTCTTGTAGAATCTGAGGTTTCTTAACTTTCTTGTTCTGTGTCATGATTTCAGATTATGATAAAAGACTTATATCGTGACTTCAGAAGATGCAAATTTAAAAggataatattactaatataatATCATGTGAAACTTGCAATAGCCAACTTGTCTTGGGTAATGCCCAGTCTTACACAGGAATTTCATAACTCATGGACTTTAAAGGCTGTTGTGCTAATACCACCACACCCTGAAATTAACATTCTCTCTGAATTTGAAAGCAACTCCAAAAGTCTGAACTAGTTAGGCCCAAACCCAAAATAACTTAGGTTTAtgttaagaaagaaaaagagtgGCATTGTagggaattaaaaaaaattatgaaagagAATGAGAAGGATTTTTCCACGTAACTAATTTCTTAGATGGCAAGGTGGTATAAGGCTAGGGAGTGAGAATTGAGAGGGTAGGCTTGAATTTGTGAGACATATCAAAACTGGAAAATATAGATTTAAGAGACAATTTAGTGAGGCCAATATGCGCACCTTGTTGTTCAGATACCTATTTAAAGTCCTTACACATTCACGacatttgattttattttatcttgatTCATGGATGACACTCCATATCTCACTTGAACAAACAAATAAGATGGATAGAATGTTAATGTTACATCACTTGCCATGGACCATGCCTGACACCAAcaaagtttaattttaaaataacaatatcTTTATCAGGACTAAATACTTTTTTTGGAGGACTAAAATCATTTTAGTCATATTTTACAGAAACATTGTTAAGTCTTTTGTTGCTTAATTTTTGGCATATTTTTTATGACTAGCTGTGAGTCAATATCTGATTAATAATCTCATACTCTGATTCATGGCAGGATctacaaaattcaaaatcaacatTTGAAAAAAGCCGTTTCAATCTAGTATGTCTTCTACAATTGTGAATCTTTTTTTCTGACATCTCCACAGTGTTTTTTTATTACGAACCTAGCCATTGGGTTTTAAGGAGTGCAGGTAAACTCACTCATGAATATTGAAGCGAAAAAGAAGTATGAGTTCTTGGAGTCCATTAGTGCAATAATGGATGCTCATTTGAGATATTTTAAGCTGGTCTGTAAATTGGTGCAAATTCTGCATAAtttgtgttttatatttttaattattactttGTACCTAACAAGTTATCTTTTTGCTTTAGGGTTATGACTTACTAAGCCAAATGGAGCCCTATATTCACCAGGTATAATGTGTAGTTTCCTTTTGTTTCTTACAAGTATGACAATTGACATGCTTTGGTCTGTTTTAGTAGGCAAACTGACTTTATTGAGTTGAAGCTAGAGCATTTTATTTACTAATTTTAAACGACAGTTTTGAAAGGACTAGATGAATTGCCCTTTATAAGTTTCTGGAACATTAATATCAATTACACTCTTCCTCCTCTTTCGAGTGTCAACAATAAATTTCATAGTATAGTTTGGTCTTCTTATTTGCAATTGTGTTGCCCATGTAAATAAGAACAATGGGTGTTATGAACGCATCCGTACTCTCTTTAAAATGTTGCTCAATCTATGTGCTTGAGAAAGGGGAACTACCTTGTAAGAGGGCATTTAATGTCAAAATGTGCTTAACCTTTCTATCTTCTGATTCTTTTCATGTATCTCTTTAGTGAACACATTGTTTGTTGATGCATTCTTCAATATCGTTTGGTGAATGTAGTGTGTTAATATTCTGATGATTAGTCAGCGTTAAATAATCTAATATGATACTTTCGTGCCTTTATTACGAGGCTCCTATTCATGATCAATGCCTAAGTGCTGCTTCTACAAGTATGGCATTAAGAGCCTTCAGCTCTTAATTGCAATACCACTTCTATTATCAACTGCTTTTCATAAATTGTCTACTCAAGACTAGGAATGATCATATTCCACATCCAAACAAAAGAATTTTCTAAGAGTAGTTAATATTATACATAGTGACACCTCAAGATTTTATCTTtgacacttttattttttaatcatcaaCTTTGAAGTAATCtatttaatatttgataatattgaCTTTCAATGGCTCAAACCTAGATTGCTGCATGAAAATTCTGACTTGATTGTATTTTTTGGTACTTTCGTGAAATTAGGTGCTGACATATGCACAACAATCTAAAGAACTTGCTAATATTGAGCAAGATAAGCTTGCAAAACGGATTCAGGAATACAGAACACAGGCAGAGCTGGAGAATATACAAGTTTCTAGCAATTTTACTGAAACCATTCCAGGTTCTGAAGGCACCCATGTTGTAGGTTTGAACTCGTACAGAAGTTTAGATTCAGGGATGCTGTCTGCACCCAAAGGGGAGGCAAGTAATTGGCCTTTTACTGGTTAATTGGTGAAAGTTCTTCAGTTTAAAactttatgttaaataaataggcttttattttttttcctttttctttattttgatgtCTTCTACTTTTAATTTTACCCTTTCTTACAGCTTCAAACAGTTAAACAAGGTTATCTGTTAAAACGGTCATCAGGCTCGCGTGGAGATTGGAAACGGAGGTTCTTTGTACTTGAGAACCAAGGGAATTTATATTATTACAGAGTGAAGGGTGCCAAACCCACggtaattatttttgtcttatttttgttttgacttATCAAGCTATCTCCTAATGTTTACTTCCATCCCCAGGGCTCTCAGGCATATAATTATGGTCGTTCTTATGAACAAAATAGTGGAATGTTTGGTAGATTCCGTTCAAAACACAACAGGGCTGCATCACtgaatgatgatattttaggTTGTTATACTATTGATTTATGCACATCAACTATAAAGATGGATGCAGAGGATACAGATCTACGACTTTGCTTCCGAATAATTTCTCCCTCAAAAACATTCACACTTCAGGTGTCTGATTGACTTATTCCATATATTTTAATGATTAATAAAACAAGAGGCCGCATTGTGTTAACTTGGTGACAACCaaacatttattattttgtacGGACCCTCATCTGTGAGGCAATTTTTCTATTTCAGGAGAAAATAGACATTTTGTTGGTTGAAGTTGTAGTTTTGTATCTTTTAGATTGAGCCTCTTTGTTTTATCTTGTATCAAATTTAGTGTGCATGCTTCGTTTAGTTCTGGATTGGTTTTTAGTTTGCTGATTTTCTAAATCGTTTTCATCAGGCTGAAAATGAAGCTGCTAGGATGGACTGGGTTAACAAAATTACTGGAGCTATCACATCACTTTTTAATTCACAGTTTCTTCAACAGGTTATCTATTCAAACATTTTGAAGTATACCATCATGCCAAAATGTTCATATAAGATGTTATATCAACACTGTTTCATTTATAAATTCTGCAGCCTCAATATGGTAGAGAGAATTCACAGAAAAAAAACTTACCACCAATTGGTGCTTCTTTGTCAAGTCAATCGGAGGATGGTCAGAAATCATTGAGAGATGACTTATATTTCAAGGAAGGGGGTAGTGTCTCTAAGATTTTAAGGGGAATTCCAGGGAATGATAAATGTGCTGAGTGCAGTGCTTCTGAACCAGAATGGGCATCTCTAAACCTTGGCATATTGCTATGTATTGAATGCTCCGGAGTGCATCGAAATCTTGGTGTTCATATCTCAAAGGTGCATTCTTTCGGATATAAATGCTAACCAATTATTTGTGTCTATGGCTGTTAGAGATATTTCTCTTTGCTGTTGTATCAATTGCTGTTCTATCATGTGAGTTATAATATAACTGACATTATTAGTCTGTTACAACTACTTGTCTACTTGTTACAACTACAACTATATATAGGATTCTTTAACAGAATTACTGACAATTCAGAATGTATGTAATCTAGAAAGTTGTACTTAGTTAATATTAGCTTAGGAAATAATCTCCACTAAGTCTATTAAGAGCCTATATATACAGATTCCTTGCATAAACTATCTTTACATTCTAGTGAATAAGAAAGCATTCCCATTTACTGAATTTTCTTTAACATATTATGTTGTATTTTTATCCAAATCTTCCCCTGTAAAGTGCTTGCAATTTTTTTGCAACTCTTTCTTTATTGCCAAGGACATTCATTTTAAGAACTCATTAGTTTTGacattttttgtgtgtgtttatAATAGAACTTAAtcaattttcttaaattatgtGATTTCTGATTTGGTATTACAAATTCATTACCATTTTCTTAAGGTATATTTTATATGTGAAATGCAGGTGAGATCTATAACATTAGATGTTAGGGTGTGGGAAAATACCATTTTGGAGTTATTTGATAACTTAGGTAATGCTTATTGTAATTCTATATGGGAGGGCTTGCTTCTGCTTGATCATG
Encoded here:
- the LOC137817577 gene encoding ADP-ribosylation factor GTPase-activating protein AGD4-like isoform X3; the protein is MASAFVKLDDSPMFQKQLFSLEETTDELKDRCQKLYNGCKKFMTALGEAYNGEISFADSLEVFGGGQDDPVSVSIGGPVITKFITTLRELASFKELLRSQVEHVLVDRLTEFISIDLQDTKDSRRRFDKAVHSYDQSREKFVSLKKNTPEDVVAELEEDLQNSKSTFEKSRFNLVNSLMNIEAKKKYEFLESISAIMDAHLRYFKLGYDLLSQMEPYIHQVLTYAQQSKELANIEQDKLAKRIQEYRTQAELENIQVSSNFTETIPGSEGTHVVGLNSYRSLDSGMLSAPKGELQTVKQGYLLKRSSGSRGDWKRRFFVLENQGNLYYYRVKGAKPTGSQAYNYGRSYEQNSGMFGRFRSKHNRAASLNDDILGCYTIDLCTSTIKMDAEDTDLRLCFRIISPSKTFTLQAENEAARMDWVNKITGAITSLFNSQFLQQPQYGRENSQKKNLPPIGASLSSQSEDGQKSLRDDLYFKEGGSVSKILRGIPGNDKCAECSASEPEWASLNLGILLCIECSGVHRNLGVHISKVRSITLDVRVWENTILELFDNLGNAYCNSIWEGLLLLDHERVGELHVPVKPCSTDAFQIKEKYIQAKGCKAVS
- the LOC137817577 gene encoding ADP-ribosylation factor GTPase-activating protein AGD4-like isoform X1, which produces MASAFVKLDDSPMFQKQLFSLEETTDELKDRCQKLYNGCKKFMTALGEAYNGEISFADSLEVFGGGQDDPVSVSIGGPVITKFITTLRELASFKELLRSQVEHVLVDRLTEFISIDLQDTKDSRRRFDKAVHSYDQSREKFVSLKKNTPEDVVAELEEDLQNSKSTFEKSRFNLVNSLMNIEAKKKYEFLESISAIMDAHLRYFKLGYDLLSQMEPYIHQVLTYAQQSKELANIEQDKLAKRIQEYRTQAELENIQVSSNFTETIPGSEGTHVVGLNSYRSLDSGMLSAPKGELQTVKQGYLLKRSSGSRGDWKRRFFVLENQGNLYYYRVKGAKPTGSQAYNYGRSYEQNSGMFGRFRSKHNRAASLNDDILGCYTIDLCTSTIKMDAEDTDLRLCFRIISPSKTFTLQAENEAARMDWVNKITGAITSLFNSQFLQQPQYGRENSQKKNLPPIGASLSSQSEDGQKSLRDDLYFKEGGSVSKILRGIPGNDKCAECSASEPEWASLNLGILLCIECSGVHRNLGVHISKVRSITLDVRVWENTILELFDNLGNAYCNSIWEGLLLLDHERVGELHVPVKPCSTDAFQIKEKYIQAKYVEKSLIIREEDIPENPSVTIKIWQAVQAANVREVYRLVVTSTSNLINTKYGDEVHHAADAEGQQHDPEACLKVEETIETERCFRGWSLLHLACLTDSVLMVELLLQFGADVNMCDYHGRTPLHHCITSGKNKLAKFLLRRGARPSVKDAGGLSILERAMEMGAITDEELFIMLAEC
- the LOC137817577 gene encoding ADP-ribosylation factor GTPase-activating protein AGD4-like isoform X2, with protein sequence MGVRSLSLGEAYNGEISFADSLEVFGGGQDDPVSVSIGGPVITKFITTLRELASFKELLRSQVEHVLVDRLTEFISIDLQDTKDSRRRFDKAVHSYDQSREKFVSLKKNTPEDVVAELEEDLQNSKSTFEKSRFNLVNSLMNIEAKKKYEFLESISAIMDAHLRYFKLGYDLLSQMEPYIHQVLTYAQQSKELANIEQDKLAKRIQEYRTQAELENIQVSSNFTETIPGSEGTHVVGLNSYRSLDSGMLSAPKGELQTVKQGYLLKRSSGSRGDWKRRFFVLENQGNLYYYRVKGAKPTGSQAYNYGRSYEQNSGMFGRFRSKHNRAASLNDDILGCYTIDLCTSTIKMDAEDTDLRLCFRIISPSKTFTLQAENEAARMDWVNKITGAITSLFNSQFLQQPQYGRENSQKKNLPPIGASLSSQSEDGQKSLRDDLYFKEGGSVSKILRGIPGNDKCAECSASEPEWASLNLGILLCIECSGVHRNLGVHISKVRSITLDVRVWENTILELFDNLGNAYCNSIWEGLLLLDHERVGELHVPVKPCSTDAFQIKEKYIQAKYVEKSLIIREEDIPENPSVTIKIWQAVQAANVREVYRLVVTSTSNLINTKYGDEVHHAADAEGQQHDPEACLKVEETIETERCFRGWSLLHLACLTDSVLMVELLLQFGADVNMCDYHGRTPLHHCITSGKNKLAKFLLRRGARPSVKDAGGLSILERAMEMGAITDEELFIMLAEC